In Spinacia oleracea cultivar Varoflay chromosome 5, BTI_SOV_V1, whole genome shotgun sequence, a single window of DNA contains:
- the LOC110789052 gene encoding uncharacterized protein: protein MSHQKAKICGCGYPVVQRTSWTHENPGRKFKGCRFYNFETGQRGCDAFDWVDEDILEWQKDVTNHLLSEKQRLAMEMKIIKGRAEFMEHEMKRLNEEHEKMKVKYEKMRKKAEGSSKIKNEHVYILISLCAIVSVVVSALYVMVFA, encoded by the coding sequence ATGTCCCATCAAAAAGCGAAAATATGTGGTTGTGGGTATCCCGTTGTTCAAAGAACATCGTGGACACATGAGAATCCGGGGAGGAAATTTAAAggttgcagattctacaacttcGAAACTGGGCAAAGGGGATGTGATGCATTTGATTGGGTTGATGAAGACATTCTTGAGTGGCAAAAAGACGTCACTAATCATCTTCTTTCAGAAAAGCAGAGGCTTGCAATGGAGatgaaaataattaagggaAGAGCTGAATTCATGGAACATGAAATGAAGAGGTTGAATGAGGAGCATGAGAAGATGAAGGTGAAGTACGAGAAGATGAGGAAGAAGGCAGAAGGAAGTTCGAAGATTAAGAATGAACATGTCTACATTCTTATTTCTCTTTGTGCTATTGTTTCAGTTGTGGTCAGTGCTTTGTATGTCATGGTGTTTGCGTAG